In a genomic window of Anser cygnoides isolate HZ-2024a breed goose chromosome 28, Taihu_goose_T2T_genome, whole genome shotgun sequence:
- the LOC136787086 gene encoding olfactory receptor 14C36-like: MSNSSSITEFLLLPFADTRELQLLHFALFLGIYLAALLGNGLILTAVACDHRLHTPMYFFLLNLALLDLGCISTTLPKAMANSLWDTRAISYAGCAAQVFLFVFLFSAEYSLLTIMAYDRYVAICKPLHYGILLGSRACAQMAAAAWGSGVLYALLHTANAFSPPLCRGNAVDQFFCEIPQILKLSCSQSFLSEVWVLVGNVFIDFGCFVFIVLSYVQIIRAVLRMPSEQGRYKAFSMCLPHLAVVSLFIGTVMFTYLKPPSISSTSLDLVVAILYSVVPPAVNPFIYSMRNQELKVALNKVISLAFFTGSKLLICLHK, from the coding sequence atgtccaacagcagctccatcaccgagttcctcctcctgccattcgcagacacacgggagctgcagctcctgcacttcgcgctcttcctgggcatctacctggctgccctcctgggcaacggcctcatcctcaccgccgtagcctgcgaccaccgcctccacacccccatgtacttcttcctcctcaacctcgccctcctcgacctgggctgcatctccaccactctccccaaagccatggccaattccctctgggacaccagggccatttcctatgcagggtgtgctgcacaggtctttctgttcgtcttcctgttttcagcagagtattctcttctcaccatcatggcctacgaccgttatgttgccatctgcaagcccctgcactatgggatccttctgggcagcagagcttgtgcccagatggcagcagctgcctggggcagtggggttctctatgctctgctgcacactgccaatgcATTTTCCCCGCCCCTCTGCcgaggcaatgctgtggaccagttcttctgtgaaatccctcagatcctcaagctctcctgttCACAGTCCTTCCTCAGTGAAGTTTGGGTTCTTGTGGGTAATGTTTTCATCGACTTTGGGTGTTTTGTATTCATTGTGCTCTCCTATGTTCAGATCatcagggccgtgctgaggatgccctctgagcagggacggtacaaagccttctccatgtgcctccctcacctggctgtggtctctcTCTTTATCGGCACTGTCATGTTtacctacctgaagcccccctccatctcctccacaTCCCTAGACCTGGTTGTGGCAattctgtactcggtggtgcccccagcagtgaaccccttcatctacagcatgagaaaccaGGAGCTGAAAGTTGCACTGAACAAAGTGATTTCATTGGCATTTTTCACTGGTAGTAAACTTCTCATCTGTCTCCACAAATGA
- the LOC136787087 gene encoding uncharacterized protein — translation MSNSSSITEFLLLAFADTRELQLLHFTLFLGIYLAALLGNGLILTAVACDHRLHTPMYFFLLNLALLDLGCISTTLSKAMANSLWDTRAISYAGCFAQLFLFVFLISAEFYLLTVMAYDCYVAICKPLHYGTLLGSEACAQMAAAAWGSGVLHALLHTASTFSLPLCQGNAVDQFFCEIPQILKLSCSDSYLREVGLLTFSGFVFWGCFVFILFSYVQIFKAVLRMPSEKGQHKAFSTCLPHLVVVSIFISTAAFAGFNAGRFAYLKPPSIFSLCLYLVVAVLYSVVPPAVNPLVYSMRNQELKGAVRKKISWLFLKIDKPVAIFEVYMVVDGPRASSNSMLLTLLYVEKMLQRKGLDNHTTDPGFLLLGFSDHPCLPSVCFTVFLIIYLMVLIGNSLIVLITVMDSSLHNPMYFFLRNLSFLEICYTSTTLPKMLVAFLTGDGRISFLGCAAQLYFLTMLGSTECLLLAAMAYDRYVAICDPLRYSLIMNGGFCIRLVVGAWMAIVPVQVGQTYQVFTLPFCASRDLHHFFCDVSPLLELACADTFCNQVTLHIIILVAAVLPFSMIVISYTKIIRAILKMPSVLSRHKAFSTCSSHLGIVTLFYGSAMLVYFKRRSRDSADTDKYLALFYTIVTPMFNPVIYSLRNKEVRIALRRLLWRK, via the exons atgtccaacagcagctccatcaccgagttcctcctcctggcattcgcagacacgcgggagctgcagctcctgcacttcacgctcttcctgggcatctacctggctgccctcctgggcaacggcctcatcctcaccgccgtagcctgcgaccaccgcctccacacccccatgtacttcttcctcctcaacctcgccctcctcgacctgggctgcatctccaccactctctccaaagccatggccaattccctctgggacaccagggccatctcctatgcaggatgttttgcacagctctttctgtttgtcttcttgataTCAGCAGAGTTTTATCTTCTCACTGTCATGGCCTATGActgctacgttgccatctgcaagcccctgcactacgggaccctcctgggcagcgaagcttgtgcccagatggcagcagctgcctggggcagtggggttctccatgctctgctgcacactgccagtacattttccctgcccctctgccaaggcaatgctgtggaccagttcttctgtgaaatccctcagatcctcaagctctcctgctctgactcctacctcagggaagttgggcttCTCACATTTagtggttttgtattttgggggtgttttgttttcattcttttctcctatgtgcagatcttcaaggctgtgctgaggatgccctctgagaagggacagcacaaagccttttccacgtgcctccctcacctggttGTGGTCTCCATTTTTATAAGCACTGCTGCATTTGCCGGCTTCAA cGCTGGCAgatttgcctacctgaagcccccctccatcttcTCCCTATGCCTATATCTGGTGGTGGCTGTTCTATACTCAGTGGTgcccccagcagtgaaccccctcgtgtacagcatgaggaaccaggagctcaagggtGCTGTTAGGAAAAAGATTTCATGGCTGTTTCTGAAAATTGAtaaa CCTGTCGCTATATTTGAGGTCTACATGGTGGTGGATGGGCCAAGAGCATCCTCTAACAGCATGTTGTTGACATTGCTCTATGTAGAGAAAATGCTTCAAAGAAAAGGCTTGGATAATCACACTACTGATCCTGGATTTCTTCTCTTGGGATTTTCTGACCACCCTTGCCTACCCAGCGTGTGCTTCACAGTCTTCCTGATCATCTACCTCATGGTTCTCATTGGGAACAGCCTGATTGTGCTCATCACAGTGATGGACTCAAGCCTCCACAACCCCATGTATTTCTTCCTGAGAAACCTATCCTTCCTGGAGATCTGCTACACATCGACTACTCTACCAAAAATGCTGGTGGCTTTCCTGACAGGAGATGGCAGGATCTCCTTTCTTggctgtgctgcccagctgtATTTCTTGACCATGCTGGGAAGCACTGAATGCCTTCTCTTGGCTGccatggcctatgaccgctacgtaGCCATATGTGACCCCCTGCGCTACAGCCTCATCATGAATGGGGGGTTCTGCATCAGACTGGTAGTGGGGGCGTGGATGGCCATCGTGCCAGTACAAGTGGGACAGACTTATCAGGTGTTCACCTTGCCCTTCTGTGCATCCCGTGACCTTCATCACTTCTTCTGCGATGTCTCCCCTCTGTTGGAACTGGCCTGTGCAGACACTTTCTGCAACCAAGTGACCCTGCACATTATCATCCTCGTAGCTGCTGTCCTTCCCTTTTCCATGATAGTTATTTCTTACACTAAAATTATCAGGGCAATTCTGAAAATGCCTTCAGTTCTGAGCAgacacaaagccttttccacctGCTCTTCACACCTCGGGATTGTGACTCTCTTTTATGGCTCAGCCATGCTTGTGTACTTTAAACGCCGGTCAAGGGACTCTGCAGACACTGACAAATACCTTGCCCTGTTTTACACAATTGTGACCCCCATGTTTAACCCAGTCATCTATAGTCTGAGGAACAAGGAAGTTAGAATTGCCCTGAGAAGACTCCTATGGAGAAAGTGA